Sequence from the Erythrolamprus reginae isolate rEryReg1 chromosome Z, rEryReg1.hap1, whole genome shotgun sequence genome:
AAAATGTTTGGCTGGGGCGATTTTCATTCCAATATCAAGACAGTCAAGCTAAACCTATTGATAACTGGGAAAATAGTTGATCATGGCAACGGGACATTCAGTGTTTACTTTAGGCATAATTCAACTGGCCAAGGGAATGTATCAGTGAGCTTGGTGCCCCCAACCAAAATAGTGGAATTTGACTTGGCACAACAAACAGTGATTGATGCCAAAGATTCCAAGTCCTTCAACTGCCGCATTGAGTATGAAAAAGTTGACAAAGCCACCAAGAACACACTCTGCAACTATGATCCTTCTAAAACATGTTACCAGGAGCAAACCCAAAGTCACGTCTCATGGCTCTGCTCCAAGCCCTTTAAAGTAATCTGTATTTACATTTCCTTTTATAGTACAGATTATAAACTAGTACAGAAAGTATGCCCAGATTACAACTACCATAGCGACACGCCATACTTCCCTTCGGGTTGAAGCAGACCATACATCTAAGACTGAGGATCCCaaggaataaaataaatcaaatcaaataaaagagGTCATATGACAGGGCTATTACCTCAAAGAAGAAGGCCACAACTTTTGCCCAGAATGTGTCTACATTTTGCTGCTGATATCAACTGGCTGCAAATATGTTAACGGAAGCCAATCTAATCATTTCTGCCCAGTCAGCTCCATTATATATCAGTCCAGTTGTAAATCACTATTTAAATGATGCCACATatggtttttctttctctttccttcttcctctttgcaTCTACAGAGGTACCTCTTAAGATGACTTTCATTGTCTGATATGTTCAGGATCATCATCTGTCATCAAGCAAAACAGATCAATTAGATAAAGAATGGTTATGGAAATAACCAATGTTATGGAAATCTAAATCTTGAATACATGATAATCAGTAATCCCCATTCATGCATTCCTTCACTTGAAGTAGCTGTACTGGTAAATATTACTGTGTAGGAGTAATTGCTTGTTCAAAACTGGGATGGGGTGGGTGGCAGGGGATATGTGTGTGTTTAGAGTTCAGTAGTTCTCTTGATATGAACACAATTTAGGTTAGTGGCTTTTCTCCAGCACACTGTGGGCACATTCAAGGTGATGTTAGGTGGCTCTTATTCTGCAGGGTGGGGCCTATTGAACAAATAAAGATGAGCAAACATTTGGAATTTACATGTTAACAGACCTGATCATTTTTTGCGTCCTGATAGTCATCACTTCAGACAGATAGGTTCAACTTGGCAGTCACCCCCAACTAAGAAGTCCTACAATCCCCATGTAGGAAAGAAAAATGCCTGAAAGGCAACCTGTAAGTTGTAAATGTCTGTCTTATCTTTATTACACAATATTGTAACAAATTCAATATCCTAGTCCTCATTTGTATGAATGGTTTGTACTGTACATAGTTTAACCAGTGTTATTTCAGCTGCTAATTAATATTAACTTGtaattgtctctttctctctcctctctttcttctgcTTATTAtaggttaaaaacaaaacaaggaaaTGAGGAATCCATTTTATCAATGTAGCTGTAAACTCCATTTAAGAAGACAGCATTCTGTACAAAGCATATATTCAGCTAAATTATTGTTGAGAGCTATACACTTACAACATTTACAGTCTGTCTGTATTTAGATTTTTTCTTTCCAGGTGAAAAATATTGAaatgtacataaaaataaaatactgaaatTCAGTTTCAATATGCATTCTCTAGCTGGTGGTTTAAATAGCACGAGAACACTGATTATTCAGTGAGAATACGTTCTTTGCAAATTGATATATATGCTGGATGTTTGTTGTTCCACACTGCTGGCCCATAAAAGTTGGGTCCAGAGATCAGGTTTCTTATCTTTATATGCAACTTTTCAATCAAGAAAGAAGTTACTAATTCTCAGTGATTTTCATGAGAACTCCAAGAATTTGAAGTCAAATTTAACATAATGTCAAGAGGTCACTGTGTCAGACTAAGGTTGTACCAATTTCCTAAAAATAGAAGTGAGATGTAGTGCACGTTGGAAATTCTGACCCTTGGCCTTTATTGCCCCTGCTCTCAATACTTTTGACCTGGTAGGAGAAATTTGCTGGATGGGAGGGAAAAGTTGCAAGCAGAAAAACAGTAAGGACGGAAGAGATCAGCATCATTTATAGAGATGCTACTTAAAAACGTTCCAAGCATTATCTGCCATTATGATAGTAGCTTCATGTTTTTTGATTTAATCATGAACCACAAATGAAATCTATAGCATCACATTGTACAGATTGCGTCATAATGTAAGTCATTACCTCAATGTAGGCAGAACAGGTGTGATGAAGATAGCTTCTGTTAACAATAAACACAATCCTGTCCAatattctaaaataaaaaatcagTGTACAGTATATGCTTTATTTTCTACTTTCATGGAATTGCTATAAAATGGGACAGGCTGTGACCCAAAATCGATGAATCTATACATTCCCAGAATTTAATTACAATCCAAAGTGTTTTTTGTTATCACAAACACTATTGGCAAAATATAGATTGGAATCTTTTTATATACTTACAGAAGACCTACAGTACATCAGCaagcattccatccttcctgtTGACTTAACAATATTTTTCTCTAAGTAAATTTGTCAATAAAAGAAAGCCTAAAGAAGAAACGAGAACCCATGAATAAATATGTGTTTCTAAACTTGGTTCTGCAACTACTGACCATTTTCTTAATGATTCATATATGTCAGGATTATCTATGAGAGGATTGAAAAAAGTCAAAATGATTCCTTCTATCACATGCTCATGATTCCCAGTGTTTGTTTACAATTAAAGACCAAtgattaaaaatacataaataaaaaaaatgcatacagatacatatacatattgaATAGGACATAGTCAATTGAGTTGATCATTCCATGATTTAACATTCTGTGGACAAATGTTCCAAACCTGTGACCCTcagactcctggtgtggctgcaATGTCATCAGAGGGAAACtacaaatgattgaaaaaatgttatgatttaaatcttgaattGAGTCTTGGGGTTTTGTGGTCATAGTCTGTgtccacaaaaggtatttaaaggagGTCTGTGGTGAAAaaatggttgagaaccactgccctactgAATTGACTATGGCCTTAAAGTTTATAcaaactaaaataatattaaaactgTAGAAGCGgagaataattaaatatatagattttgTTCTGATCTGATCCATCCCATATTCTCTTTTTGGGAAGTACAACCAGTAGCATGCCAGTCAAAGACCATTTTAGTTCTTGGCCCTAGAAAAGTTGTACAATCTGTAGCTATCATTCAAGTTGGCTTTTATTTCAACTAGTACATGGAAAGGTTATTTGGGCAATTAATGATGGCTTGTGCCTTGAATCTATAAAGTGTTATATTGAATGCTTCTACTTGAAGTGTTATGCAGCATGTGACCTCACTCCTCTACCATGTAATATGGCATTTAATGATCTATCCACTAATGTGAACTGAACAAGACCTGTTGCCCTGTGTCCACAATTAAAAAAAGGATGGCTGTCAATTATGGAAGGTCTGGCATACTACATTTGAAACTAAAGGAATTGTGTGGATTAGCATCTGAAAAAATGGGTATATTATCAACAAGTAAATTGAAATTCAAGCACTAATTTTcactagaaaaaaagagagaaaaaatctgcTGGAAGATTACAAGTAACCAAGGGTCAAAATCATTTGGATTTTTAATAGATGCCTGTTTCCAACTTATTTTTGTTTAGATTTCCTAATATCTTTCAAACAAATTGCAGTCACACAGTTGTCATCCTCtttatctagagcaggggtgtcaaactcacatcatcatgatGGCATCATGATGGCATTCGCTAAACagggtgtgggcgtggccagtgtgtgtgatgcatccagcccatgggctgggagtttgacagccctgatttaGATGGTAGTAAGATTGGAAAAAATGTTTTAGCTTGATCCATTCTCATAAACCGAATATTtcctgtatcatctatctatctatctatctatctatctatctatctatctatctatctatctatctatctatctatctatctatctatctatctaaatatatgTGTgattatgtgtgtgtgcatgtatgcatatgcacgcacacacacacacacacaaaacactaCTCCCATGTATATATCTACATAAACATATATGTACACACGTACAGTTGAGCTTCAGTACCTCCAAAAGGTtggcttttctttgaagaagaaTTTATAATTGTTAAAACTTGTAGAGAAATTATAGACAGGGTATCTACAAAAGAAGTCAAAAAGTCAAGACAGCAGCTGCAAGCATACAGTCGATGTACTACCCTTTTTATATGCATTGCAGTATGTATAAAAAGGGTAGGATTTTGATTATCTGTTCATGGCCACCATCTTAATTTTTTGACCCCTGTGGATGTGCCTGATTATAGAATATCTGAAAAGTCTATTAACAGTTTTAATTTGTGTAATTACAATTAATTCAATTAAAACAAACTCTTGTTGCCATTCCATCCCTTTCTTTGTCTTGACCTTGATTCTGGAGTGCAATCTTTGGCATGCTGCTGAGAAGCCAAAAGTGACTCTCCTGCCTGAAAATGTAGCCTTTCTTTGCACATCATCAAGTTAAGTCAATAAAATGATATTTCTAACAAAAGTCATTCTAACCTTCATGGAGTCTTATCTTAAGTGTTTGCTGGCTttcttgttttattgtttttccattttATCTCAAAAGTTTATTTTCCCTCTTGTCCACATCACCCCCAATATTGGTGGATTTCACAGCAAGCATTACAAATACTAACTATAACTGAAAGCCTTTTTTcagatttgggggaaaaaaaaacgcTGCTTCAAAATAAGTCCTTGGGCCACAGTGATTTAGACAACATAGCAGATAAGCTATATTGTCTTATGCTCAGCTGGAATTCAACATTCAAAGCAGAGCAATAATTAATTttctgtacttttaaaaaaaggtatgtTGTTCATTTTTGCAGAGGCTTGATTCTTTTTTAAATACATTAGCCTCTTGTGGTCTTGATTTATGGATTCATTTTGCTTGCTAGAATAACTAGCCTGCAGTCTTCAAGAGCAAAACTAGTTTGGTGCAATATTTGTCTGAGTTAAACGTGCTAAACTGAGGTCTGAGAGTATATCTTTGTTTGATTTCAGATTATATTTAAAAGAACTTTGCCTTGTGTAAACTGGATGCTTTTCAAGTTAAACATACAGAAATAGAAGCTTTGAATATTTAGAAGTCTCAACATACTCTGATGTTACTTCACAGTTAAACTTAAGTATCTATGCATCTTTTTAAATTTGTAACatggatatatttttttcaaatctgTAGCCTTTTAGGGATGGGATGGTGATAATTTCCTCTTAGAGTTTGATCCTAATGttttttctctgaaaataaaTTATTCTGTGCTCCAGTatgaacagtgagaacaattaagcaaTGGAACAGGTTGTCTTCAGTTGtcggtgcttcatcactggaggcttttaagaagagactggaaagccacttgtctgaaattgtatagtctcctgcttgagcaggggttggactagaagacctccaaggtcccttccaactctattattctgtattctattctgtatatTAACTCCTTCTCATTACTTTTGAGATTGCAACTTCCATCTCTttcaaaacagagaaagagatgTTAGCATCGCTAGCATGATGATTTTCTGGCATAGTTTAAACCAGGTTTATGGTTTTATAGTACCTTGCAGCCAAGATTAGACATTAATGTTTAGATAGCCATATTTGTGGAAAAAAAGTGTTTTAAACAACTAGAAGTAGAGATATAATGCAATGTGTTGTCAATTTCATATCTTGGAtgtgttctttctttctcatatTATTCTCTGTATTTATCTTTCTCAGTCACATAGTTAAAGTTTTCCACTGGCTTCATAATATTGCCATGTATTATGTGTTAAATTTCTTAAACGTTTATTGTAAACCTGATGGATGACCTGGCTTCTGCTTCAGTATGGATATGTAGATTTGTGTTATTATCAGATGCCCATGGTGCCATTATAGCCTAATAGTCATCATTATAGTAAATGaaaaaataggatttttttgGGGCCAGGAAACTGATATAGCTGGAGAAATATTGTGATAAACAAATAGGAATTTGAAGAATTTTCAGTTCCATTTGAACTGAAACCTAGACCTTAATCCTAATCCTAGGCTAAAATTCATTGATTAACCCTCTTCATTCATTGTACAATATGAAGGCAATTGAGCTGTAAACATTAACTTGtctttccaaaataaataaagcaattatgTTTTACAGAAGGCTCACTACTTCTATTACAtttgtatttaaatgtttgttaAATTTCTACAGCTACCCTTTCTAACACAACTGACAATGGTTATTGGATTTGTTGCATTCACACATCATAAACATATTCGGATTTCTGGCGTTGAATTCCATTTGAAGACTAAACAATCCTTCTTTTAAGTCATTCATAGAATTAAAACTAGCTGCATAAAAATAGTAGAATTACTGTTTAATTCCTGTTTCCCTAAGCGACtatgtttttttccccaggtTTCAGTTTTCTGAAAAggaaactattatttattatacttgaagcaatagataaaatacatttaTTATGCTCAGCTGTcacaatcaaataaatcaaataaaacaagaaagaaaCAAGCATTATTTCCAACACAAGAAATACAGTATCTCTGTGCTTAGGGTAAAGAGCCTAAGAGGTGAAAAATATTTTCATGATCTAATGACATTCCTGCTATTAAGAGGTGTGACAAATGATTAGGTATCAATTAGAGCATCAAGAGGATCAAAAGGCAAAGATGGCTGTTgagtcctcacatttatgaccatgcCCACTGCTGGTGAAGCCTGATTGGCTTAGATGCAAGCAGCTAGCAAGTGGGAAAACAAAGCCGTGCTATTAGTTCAAAGTTTGACAGCTCCATTATAAAAGGAAGCTATCAAGCCAGTTGTTCTTTGTTCCGTTCTTTCATGGTCCATATCCCACCTTCGTCACCAGtgcaaggtaggtaggtaggtgcagCTGACAAGAATGAGCCAGATTCAGGAGTAACAGTAATAACAACCTTTATTCAGCACaaggaacagaacagagaacAAGCGtcttgacagctccttttatagcGGACCTGTCAAACTTCGAACCAATAGCAGGGCTTTGTTTTCCCGCTTACCAGCTGCTTGTGTCTGAGCCAATTAGGTTCGACCAGCAGCCagcatggtcataagtgtgaagacTCAATGAAGAAATGCACTCGAATCTTTACTCTTTGGAAGGAGTGTGCCTCCTTGAAATGTATATGAAAAGGAAAGGGGATGCTCAGACAACTGAGATCACCAAGTTGCTTTCTTGACTTTCCCTGCAGACATCACTCATGTATGCTGGAAAATAAGTTATTGTGGTTGGTCACACAATCAGCCagatatttagactggatttgacatttttattcacctatcaagtccttccaAAACTGGAGTAGGCAGATattgttgtttgatggtgttaaaagtATTGTCTCAGGATATAAACTGTTCCAGATAAAGCTGCCTTTTAAAATTGACTGAGGGTGAATTTGACAATGCCAATGGTgctacctttgctttcttttgccaaagCTGTTCTATTTCTGTTTTCAGGTGTTggtattttgttatcttctccagttctttctcttctattctgctgtctcaGGTACTGCTAAGTCCACTATCTAgccttttttgtctttcttatcataATTCTGGGGTGTTATCAGCGAAGGGTTCCACTTATTTTTCCTACCAGTACAGGATCCTGAGGCTGGTGTCGGGCGTGTGGGTGTCCAACACCTGTgtccatgcaagattttgcttctatgcatgcgcccGAGATATCTCACACAAAGATGCTCATGCAGGCAagatttcagcaaaaatttcagggcaaaaattgttgaaatctcactGTGCAAGTGTCCTCATGTAAGATTTCACTTCAGATGCATGCACAGATGTGAAATCACATGTGGAGGTGTACGAACAGCCGGGCCCGCCTTTGGgacccattaaaaaaaaccctaatggaTCGCCGATTCCATCCATACCGAGTGGGGCCCATCACTAATGTTATGCTAATATGCTGGAGCTAAGAGAAgtgtttgtgattttttttttctcctggaaTGTGTTTACTATTACCTTTGTTGATTTGAGTGAATTGGGGAGGAAGGATAATCTTTGCTGCTATTCTTCAACCAGACGAATATCTGGGCCATGCTGTATCTAATCTGAGAGATGGGTATGCATCCAATCTCTAATTCCTAAAATAGGGTTGAATATAGTAAGACGTATTCTTAGAAAGAATATGCAGATAGGAGAAAAAAGGTGACTTTCTCCAGTCTGGTACCCACTAGCTATGATGGATTAGATGTTCATAATTGCTATTTAGCacagagagattattattattattattattattattattattattattattatttacttacttacttacttacttacttacttacttacttacttacttacttacttacttatttattaaatctgtatgctgcccctctccgcagactcggggcggctcacagcagtaatagaaaaacaatatacaatacaaatctaataattaaaactaaaaacccataattttaaaaaaacatgcacacaacataccatacataaacaatataggcctggggaagctctctcagttcccccatggccTATGATGGCTGACAATGCATTATCTTCCAACACCCATTTTGGAGGTGCAAAATAGGAAGGAGTAAATAGTATACCCTCTATTAAAAAATATGTTGCCATATTCTCAACAAACAACAAAAAGCAAAATATGCAATGCTGCAGTTCTTCTAGGATTGGGTATGCAAAAGTCTTCAATCAGTGTCATCTGTTATCAGAAAAATAGCTTAACAGCAATAGCTTAGCCTAATATAATACTCGGCAAACACCAGAAAGCTACAGAAGAAAGCAATGAAATAGCTATGCCTCTTGTGGCCTGTTTATATATCAATGTGGAAGAGAAAGATATCTGGAAGCAGACTATTGGGGAGAAAGTCTATTGCTAACTTGATCCTCTTTAAGGCAAGAGAGTCCACTCTGTACCTCTTTGCAGGAAATTTAAACATTGCCATatatgagggttatctggaaagtaaggttacaatcCACATAGGGCTTGCAGGGAATGTTTGAGCAAGAAATtgatattactattgtgtagcgggaagccagcaaaagagaatgagcagtgccagtggttagtagatcatcgactggtattgtggtgaaggttagaaatGAGTGTCcttattctgtttccctccaagtgcaaagtgtgcactgtaatacactacctaaatcataggtcttcaaacttggcaactttaagacttgtggacttcaactcccataattctccctACTgttctgctggctggagaattctgggagttgaagtccccaagtcttaaagttgtcaagtttgaagacccctgacctaaatgctaagggcatgaatgctgctgtgatgggtgcccaagatgcttaccaAAGCATAAAAAATTGACAGAGTCAGTGCTACCCGAGAATTTCTTGGCTGTTTTAAGATTGAAGGTGAGGTTTTTCTCAaagcaaacatcaatcaatgcaaTAGCGCCATACCCATTCTGCTaacagccaaaaaattcaaaactcagcaattggtaagaaaaatcttgggcatccATCgggcacaaatcttgggcacccatcacagcagcgttCATGGCCTTAGCATTCAAGTAGCATATTAAGCATGCACTTTGCACTTAGAGgcaaatggaatgaggacgctaATCTCTAACCTCAtctctagagaaaaggagggccagagcggacatgatagcagtctacaagtatacgaggggatgtcacagagaggaggggatcactttattcttcagggcaccagcgtgccggacgaggaacaacggctggaagctgaccaaggagagattcaacatggagataaggaggaacttcctgacggtcagagcgatcaaccaatggaacaacctaccagcgaatgttgtgaacttcaacactctggacatttttaagacaagattgaactgccacttgactggtgtactatagggttcctgcttgggcggggagttgaactcgatggccgtcatggttcctttcaactctaacaatacataaataaaccttCACCACAAagccagttgatgatctactgacagTAATACCAACTCCCCCTGCAAATATTCCCTATGAGATCTACATGCCTTGTAACATTATtttctggataacccttgtaACATTCCAAGCTCTGATCAAGTTTGTGGAATTTTATTATATTAGAGTGGGGCAAAAATGTTAAATCAAAGAGCATCTCTGACCTTTATATGATGGACTGCTTAACAATAgcttttcttgtttatttttaaaatataatattttaccAGTGATATAAGGGGGCAGGATCTGTTCTCAATATTCAATACACTATGTTCTTATGACCTCTCCATGTATAAAATACAAGtggcaggctttttaaagaacaTTTGTAGAGGAAGCTCAAATCAAATATCAATCTAACAATCAAAATAAATCATGCATTGAACCAAGTTTTAAACAAAACCCTGCACAAATATTtagattaaatttaaatttttctttcgtacacatatttttgttttttttaaactgaaaaataaatattttcaccacatAACAAATCTCATATTTCCATGAAACGTAGGGATGATTTTGTTGCTAGTATTTAATgatttaatgatttttttccaaGATTTAGCACATTTAATTTCCtatttaaaattttctaaatttcAGCAAAtccaaacaatattttttttaagaaagaaaattttCAATTCTGCCAATGATGGTCAATAAATCATTGGCAATAGTGCTTGAAGTCCTTAGCCTAAAATTTTTTGCTCACTTGATTTATCTagtgttaatagaatagaatagaatagaatttttattggccaagtgtgattggacacacaaggaatttgtcttggtgcatatgctctcaacgtacataaaataaaatatacatttgtcaagaatcatgtgataggggtcataatgattgtcataggggtcaaataagcaatgaagaagcaatattaataaaaatcttaggatataagcaaaaagttacagtcatacagtcaacatgggaggaaatgggtgataggaatgatgagaaaaactagtagaatagaagtgcagatttagtagaaagtctgacagttttgagggaattatttgtttagtagagtgatggcgttcgggaaaaaaatgttcttgtgtctagttgtcttggtgtgcagtgctctgtagcgacgttttgagggtaggagttgaaacaatttgtgtccaggatgcgaggggtcagtaaatattttacccgccctctttttgactcgtgcaatatacaggtcctcaatggaaggcagattggcagcaattgttttttctacaattctgattatcctctgaagtctgtgtcggtcctgttgggttgcagcaccaaaccagacagttatagaggtgcagatgacagactcagtgattcctctgtagaactgaatcagcagctccttgggcagtttgagcttcctgagctggcgcagaaagaacattctttgttgtgcttttttgatgatgtttttgatgttaggtgaccattttaggtcttgagatatgatagaacctagaaatttgaaggtctctactgttgatactgtgttgtctagtattctGAGAGGtgaaagggtggaagggtttctcttaaagtctaccaccatttctacggttttgagtgtgttcagttctagattgtgctggtcacaccacaaggatagttgttcaacttcccgtctgtatgcggattcatcattgtctcgaatgagtccgatcactgttgtatcatctgcaaacttcagtagtttaacagatggatcgtatgagatgcagtcattagtgtatagagagaagagaagtggtgagagtacacagccttggggggcacctgtgctaattgtacatatatctgatgtgatttttcctagcttcacctgctgcttcctgtctgttaggacattacattatattatattatattaattatattatattatattaataataatcacattacattatatatttatttcaattaATTGACTGCCCATCTCCAGTAGATTATGGTGGCATACACACTAAACATCCCTCATAAAAACAGCTAAGAACAatgaatcatatttatttatttacttacttacttacttacttacttacttacttacttacttacttacttacttacttattcatttatttattcatttatttatttattggatttgtatgtcgcccctgtccgtagactcgggccggctaacaacagtaataaaaacagcatataacaatccaatattaaaacagttaaaaacatacatacagacataccatgcataaaattgtaaagggctaaggggaaagaatagctcagttcccccatgcctggcagcagaggtgggttttaagaagcttacgaaagtcaagaagggtgggggcaattctaatctctggggggagttggttccagggggccggggatgccacagagaaggctcttctcctgggtcccaccaagcaacattgtttagttgatgggacccggagaagacccactctgtgggacctaaccgg
This genomic interval carries:
- the NXPH1 gene encoding neurexophilin-1, with protein sequence MCLSVFLFLIFQVTCANLSSGGKSELLKAGSSKSILKHIWTESSKDLSISRLLSQTFRRKENETDLSMRYDAPETYSEQDLWEWLRNSTDLQEPRSRAKRRPIVKTGKFKKMFGWGDFHSNIKTVKLNLLITGKIVDHGNGTFSVYFRHNSTGQGNVSVSLVPPTKIVEFDLAQQTVIDAKDSKSFNCRIEYEKVDKATKNTLCNYDPSKTCYQEQTQSHVSWLCSKPFKVICIYISFYSTDYKLVQKVCPDYNYHSDTPYFPSG